A section of the Leptotrichia sp. HSP-342 genome encodes:
- a CDS encoding translocation/assembly module TamB domain-containing protein, whose amino-acid sequence MRYIKKSLIVFIFLLITVFGIKLCISTRNFRGMLTSILKASGLNVEFKNVKLIGFNTLQIDDLKVKDMAGNVVIYGKKTTAGISLLMPTRLNRIDVYNGIVNLERRKNNDFNIFHVIKKDPKKTQTFDPTSRIGKLHIHNAIVNYTDLSFQKKISKTLKKVNGKLETAKSRGFSIVAKGSGNKNEDGTVEALKIELKQILKSKQSIYSMFDKMKNSDARRKDFRLNFSFENIGINEELGQYVPLEMIKAKGGILNGVLKLENDKVKKTTNALGSLKIRNGKVSYVDLDGDIEGANAVIDLKKDKITVNANTKLKESPVTFVLAYFVQNQKLNLKLTADNLPFEEVARYKIIKNAKINAQGRVTANLEVNSDIKKKKTTLNGKFSSDNINLANYNFRNIKTTMKIADEKLTLTDTSFVFDETISGFKIKEDVKSSKFVYDLKNKTGNGNYILNNLGSDFSIGTITGNLKISTKNIISGNVNSNVLNGNYTINPSRRTLVVNARSKGYFTVNYGGKSYTISPDVDNLVVNFNGKNMLRSGLINAKIKDLSIPLVHSVNARVKIHNGNYTISGTAGINGGGTVSINGTTTSNMKHSYSLNLPKNIDIAKLLRANGYKFKGLDKAKLPATFTARISGSGNKISGTYELYSPYGEYIGEYEKLHASGKINDLANMDITVNTNMDELWLGYQRLKNVSGNLHIKDNVVNITDIRNENLNANGKFNLKTGRMDINAGLKDYRLYNTSGPKVNLQVGTLDANLSGKVDKLSGTITMPSAPTTVNSRYVGDTNARLSIKDGVINFEDVTLRENSLYGTYDLKTGISDIGLSLNEPDIPKLLEMKDLTFGTRSNLSLKGDLNNFNLAGQVILGNMSFKTYRIPHIVAELEYSNGDIDKFFKYGTFDLQKLKFVGDNNETLFETQTKFDLANVNIDYQIEKQKFSLDSVQDLKDKGYSGDIDFGFMYRGSFENFITGVQIKSDEVKLSGFPVKNVDIDLQANEKTLNIGQFYLEYEDNPLLVNGYVQFTPVKYNVSMLAKDFNLNFLGVNKDIEQAGGIANIDAVFSNEATTGHILLDNFNYKTKDRQTLVDNINANIELRNNKLVVNRLDGGYNGGTFKVNGDLDVPKIPSDFMKTKRLELGKFELNTNLNKVGLHYGKGIDFALTGDLVFTENRLFGNLLVDDAEIREIPNFDSKNTENKQETELSEEEVVKNSKDKTIVEGVVEEVIDKIMKQYTVNVNVRTGNNVKIKIPNVSIVKNIKGTVKGASDITYNNGEIGIDGEYTITRGSFSANGNDFKIEGAEIRFIPSVNGTTSSVSNPFIVFDASTVINGERIEISVSGNVSKPEIKFASSSGKSKEEIISLLAFNTIVGNGEKTGKNSNGNSADGLVVAGSLVNTALNELIFSSVTGKIREVLGMSKVSVSTNLNRSDKTGEYSAATTLTLQDNLYKDRLFWNAAVKFPYQTSKSEGKNPVGYNAWLSYNVTNGLDLRLGGESINKNKSSMDMSNGARVNYYFGVDFSARADTFRDILRKIFRKRKLDTLKK is encoded by the coding sequence ATGAGATATATAAAGAAATCTTTGATTGTATTCATTTTTCTTCTAATAACCGTATTCGGAATAAAGCTTTGTATTTCTACTCGAAATTTTAGAGGTATGTTGACTTCAATATTAAAAGCTAGTGGATTAAATGTAGAATTTAAGAATGTTAAATTAATAGGATTTAATACTCTTCAAATTGATGATCTGAAAGTTAAGGATATGGCTGGAAATGTCGTTATTTATGGAAAGAAAACTACAGCTGGAATAAGTCTTCTTATGCCTACACGACTTAACAGAATAGACGTCTACAACGGAATTGTGAATTTGGAAAGAAGAAAAAATAATGACTTTAATATTTTCCATGTCATAAAAAAAGATCCGAAAAAAACTCAGACATTCGATCCTACAAGCAGAATCGGAAAGTTACATATTCATAATGCAATTGTAAATTATACAGATTTAAGTTTTCAAAAAAAGATATCAAAAACTTTGAAAAAAGTAAATGGTAAATTGGAAACGGCAAAATCAAGAGGTTTTTCGATTGTTGCAAAAGGTTCTGGAAATAAAAATGAAGATGGTACAGTGGAAGCATTAAAGATTGAACTAAAACAAATTCTGAAATCAAAGCAGTCTATTTATTCGATGTTTGATAAAATGAAGAACAGTGATGCAAGAAGGAAGGATTTTCGGCTGAATTTTAGTTTTGAAAATATTGGTATAAACGAGGAGCTGGGGCAGTATGTACCGCTTGAAATGATAAAAGCGAAAGGTGGAATATTAAATGGAGTCCTTAAGCTTGAAAATGACAAAGTGAAAAAAACTACAAATGCTCTGGGAAGTCTGAAAATACGCAACGGAAAGGTTAGCTATGTTGATTTGGATGGCGATATTGAAGGCGCTAATGCAGTAATTGACTTGAAAAAGGATAAAATTACTGTAAATGCTAACACAAAATTAAAAGAAAGTCCAGTAACTTTTGTGCTTGCTTATTTTGTTCAGAATCAAAAATTGAACTTGAAGCTGACTGCTGACAATCTGCCTTTTGAAGAGGTTGCAAGATACAAGATTATAAAAAATGCGAAAATTAATGCGCAAGGCAGGGTTACAGCTAATCTTGAAGTAAATTCAGATATAAAAAAGAAAAAGACTACACTTAATGGGAAATTTTCATCAGACAATATAAATCTTGCAAATTATAATTTTAGAAATATAAAAACAACAATGAAAATCGCTGATGAAAAATTAACATTGACAGATACGTCATTTGTATTTGATGAAACGATTTCAGGATTTAAGATTAAGGAAGATGTAAAATCCAGCAAGTTTGTCTATGACTTGAAAAATAAAACAGGGAATGGAAACTATATCCTAAATAATCTTGGTTCAGATTTTAGCATTGGAACTATAACAGGAAATCTCAAAATATCAACCAAGAATATTATATCTGGGAATGTAAATTCCAATGTGCTGAATGGAAATTATACAATTAATCCAAGCAGACGGACTCTTGTGGTAAATGCCAGAAGCAAAGGGTATTTTACGGTAAATTACGGTGGCAAAAGTTACACAATCAGCCCTGATGTGGATAATCTGGTCGTAAATTTCAATGGGAAAAACATGCTCCGTTCAGGATTAATAAATGCAAAAATAAAGGATTTGTCAATTCCGCTTGTGCATAGCGTAAATGCCCGTGTAAAAATCCATAACGGGAATTATACGATAAGTGGAACAGCTGGAATCAATGGTGGCGGAACAGTAAGTATAAATGGGACAACAACTTCCAATATGAAACATTCATATTCGTTAAATCTGCCAAAAAACATTGACATAGCAAAGCTGTTAAGAGCCAATGGATATAAGTTCAAAGGACTGGACAAGGCAAAGCTGCCAGCAACATTTACAGCAAGAATTAGTGGAAGTGGAAATAAAATTTCAGGAACTTATGAGCTTTACAGTCCGTATGGAGAATATATCGGAGAATACGAAAAGCTTCATGCTAGTGGTAAAATCAATGATCTTGCCAATATGGATATAACTGTAAATACAAATATGGATGAACTGTGGCTTGGATACCAGCGTCTAAAAAATGTAAGTGGAAACTTGCATATAAAGGACAATGTTGTAAATATTACAGATATCCGCAACGAAAACCTTAATGCGAATGGAAAGTTCAATCTGAAAACAGGAAGAATGGATATAAATGCAGGGTTGAAAGACTACAGGCTTTACAATACTTCAGGACCTAAGGTTAACCTGCAAGTGGGAACATTGGATGCAAATCTTTCAGGAAAGGTTGACAAGCTTTCAGGAACAATAACTATGCCGTCTGCACCGACAACTGTAAATTCAAGATATGTGGGTGACACAAATGCACGTCTAAGCATAAAAGACGGAGTCATAAACTTTGAGGATGTGACTTTGCGTGAAAATAGTCTTTATGGAACTTATGATTTGAAAACTGGAATTTCAGATATTGGGCTTAGCTTAAATGAACCTGACATTCCAAAACTTTTGGAAATGAAGGACTTGACATTTGGGACAAGATCAAATCTTAGCCTTAAGGGTGACTTGAATAATTTCAATCTGGCAGGACAGGTAATTCTTGGAAATATGAGCTTTAAAACTTATAGGATTCCACATATTGTCGCAGAACTTGAATATTCCAATGGGGATATAGACAAGTTTTTTAAATATGGAACATTTGACTTGCAGAAACTGAAATTTGTCGGAGATAATAATGAAACGCTGTTTGAAACACAGACAAAATTCGATCTTGCCAATGTAAATATTGACTATCAGATAGAAAAACAGAAGTTCTCGCTTGATTCGGTACAAGATTTAAAGGATAAAGGATACAGTGGCGATATTGATTTTGGATTCATGTATCGTGGAAGTTTTGAAAATTTCATAACAGGAGTTCAGATAAAATCAGATGAGGTCAAGCTTAGTGGATTTCCAGTAAAAAATGTGGATATTGATTTACAGGCAAATGAAAAGACCCTAAATATTGGACAGTTTTATCTAGAATATGAAGATAATCCATTGCTCGTAAATGGATATGTGCAGTTTACACCAGTAAAATACAATGTCTCTATGCTTGCTAAGGATTTTAACTTAAACTTTCTTGGAGTTAATAAGGATATAGAGCAGGCAGGTGGGATTGCAAACATAGATGCAGTTTTCTCAAATGAGGCAACAACAGGACACATTCTTCTGGATAATTTTAATTATAAAACAAAAGACAGACAGACACTTGTGGACAATATAAATGCCAACATTGAGTTACGTAATAACAAGCTTGTTGTAAATCGTCTAGATGGAGGGTATAATGGAGGAACCTTTAAAGTAAATGGAGATCTAGATGTTCCAAAAATACCATCGGACTTCATGAAGACAAAACGTCTGGAACTTGGAAAATTTGAATTAAATACAAATCTTAATAAAGTTGGACTTCATTATGGAAAAGGTATTGATTTTGCACTTACTGGAGATTTAGTATTTACTGAAAATAGATTATTTGGAAATTTACTTGTGGATGATGCAGAAATCCGTGAAATACCTAACTTTGATTCAAAAAATACAGAAAATAAACAAGAAACTGAACTTTCAGAAGAAGAAGTTGTTAAAAACTCTAAAGATAAGACAATTGTTGAAGGAGTAGTAGAAGAAGTTATTGACAAGATAATGAAGCAATATACAGTAAACGTAAATGTTCGGACTGGAAATAACGTAAAAATTAAAATTCCAAATGTGAGCATTGTAAAAAATATAAAGGGAACTGTAAAAGGAGCTTCTGATATTACTTACAATAATGGAGAAATTGGAATAGATGGAGAATATACAATTACAAGAGGTTCATTTTCTGCAAATGGAAACGATTTTAAAATAGAAGGTGCGGAGATAAGATTTATCCCGTCTGTTAATGGCACTACATCATCAGTGTCGAATCCATTTATTGTATTTGATGCAAGCACAGTAATAAACGGAGAAAGGATAGAAATAAGTGTAAGCGGAAATGTAAGTAAACCTGAAATAAAATTTGCTTCCTCTTCAGGTAAATCAAAAGAGGAAATTATATCACTGCTCGCATTCAACACAATAGTTGGAAATGGAGAAAAAACTGGTAAAAATAGCAATGGAAATTCAGCTGATGGATTAGTAGTTGCAGGCTCTTTAGTTAATACTGCATTAAATGAGTTGATTTTTTCGTCAGTAACTGGTAAAATTAGAGAGGTATTAGGTATGTCCAAAGTATCTGTTTCAACAAATTTAAATCGCTCAGATAAAACAGGAGAATATAGTGCAGCAACAACGCTTACTCTTCAGGATAACCTGTATAAAGATAGGCTGTTCTGGAATGCGGCGGTTAAATTTCCGTATCAGACTTCAAAATCTGAAGGAAAAAATCCAGTAGGATATAACGCATGGCTTAGCTATAACGTTACAAATGGACTAGATTTACGTCTTGGAGGTGAAAGTATAAATAAAAACAAATCCAGCATGGACATGAGTAATGGTGCAAGAGTAAATTATTATTTTGGAGTTGATTTTTCAGCAAGAGCCGATACATTTAGAGATATTTTAAGAAAAATATTTAGAAAAAGAAAACTTGATACATTAAAAAAATAG
- a CDS encoding Hsp33 family molecular chaperone HslO, with protein MGKSEIIRGTSKCARFFVCDTTEIVKEAKKVHGLDPIATTVFGKLLTATAMMGKDLKNEKDLVTVKVNGDGPYGNMLATGNMKGEVKGYIGNPEDKFHQIIDENGNFIKDETGQVRFIGNGTMQVIKDLGLRDPFSGVTKINEEDIADIIAHYFLLSEQIKSVVALGVKLDENGEIKRAGGYLIQLLPGVEDEFIDKLENKLQQIRTITELLEGGMSLEQIVELLYEDISVFEEETDVDGAHKKVYVEDFEILEKSELEYKCNCTKEKFYKGLITLGKEEIDEILEEEGKIQVECHFCGKKYDFGKEDFKNL; from the coding sequence ATGGGAAAATCAGAAATAATTAGAGGGACAAGCAAATGTGCAAGATTTTTTGTCTGTGATACGACAGAGATTGTAAAAGAGGCAAAGAAAGTACATGGACTTGATCCGATAGCGACAACTGTTTTTGGGAAACTATTGACAGCGACAGCTATGATGGGGAAAGATTTGAAAAATGAGAAGGATTTAGTGACAGTTAAAGTAAATGGAGATGGACCTTATGGAAATATGCTTGCAACTGGGAATATGAAAGGGGAAGTAAAAGGTTATATTGGAAATCCTGAAGATAAATTTCATCAGATAATTGACGAAAACGGAAATTTTATAAAAGATGAGACTGGGCAAGTGAGATTTATTGGAAATGGAACAATGCAAGTTATAAAGGACTTGGGACTGCGTGATCCGTTTTCTGGCGTTACAAAAATAAATGAAGAAGATATCGCAGATATAATTGCTCATTATTTTCTTTTGTCAGAGCAGATAAAATCAGTTGTCGCACTTGGTGTAAAACTGGATGAAAATGGAGAAATTAAAAGGGCTGGAGGTTATTTGATACAGCTGTTGCCAGGTGTGGAAGATGAATTTATTGATAAACTGGAAAATAAATTACAGCAGATTAGGACGATTACTGAACTTCTGGAAGGTGGAATGAGCCTTGAGCAGATTGTGGAACTGCTTTATGAGGATATTTCGGTATTTGAGGAAGAGACAGATGTTGATGGTGCTCATAAAAAGGTTTATGTGGAAGATTTTGAAATTTTGGAAAAATCAGAGCTGGAGTATAAGTGTAATTGCACTAAAGAGAAGTTTTACAAGGGATTAATCACGCTTGGAAAAGAAGAAATTGATGAAATTTTGGAAGAGGAAGGCAAAATTCAGGTAGAATGTCATTTTTGCGGTAAAAAATATGATTTTGGAAAAGAAGATTTTAAAAATTTATAA
- the lpxD gene encoding UDP-3-O-(3-hydroxymyristoyl)glucosamine N-acyltransferase — translation MYNIKEIAKLINGEIRGSDGLNFTRLAPFFHSNEKELTFAADEKMLKNMDKCNAGAVIVPDLPNLPTNKNFIVVKGNPRELMPILLNYFKPKLQPFENQIENSAKIDETANVSKINTYIGHNVKIGKNVVIYPNVSIFEGTEIGDDCIIYSNVTIREFTKVGRGTILQPGAVIGSDGFGFIKINGNNVKIEQIGHVVLGEEVEIGANSCVDRGAIGDTIIKKGTKIDNLVHIAHNDIIGENCLIVAQTGISGSVEVGDNSTLAGQVGVAGHLKIGKNVVIAAKSGVTNDVSDGKQMSGYPLREHMEDLRVKMAMGKVPELVKRVKKLEKELKK, via the coding sequence ATGTATAATATAAAGGAAATTGCAAAACTGATAAATGGAGAAATCAGAGGAAGTGATGGATTGAATTTTACAAGGCTTGCTCCATTTTTTCATTCAAATGAGAAGGAATTAACATTTGCCGCGGATGAGAAAATGTTGAAAAATATGGATAAATGTAATGCAGGTGCTGTGATTGTTCCTGATTTGCCAAATTTACCTACAAATAAGAACTTTATTGTTGTAAAAGGTAATCCAAGAGAATTAATGCCGATACTATTAAATTATTTCAAGCCTAAATTGCAGCCGTTTGAAAATCAGATAGAAAATTCTGCAAAAATTGATGAAACTGCAAATGTCTCAAAAATAAACACTTATATTGGACACAATGTAAAAATTGGAAAAAATGTTGTTATTTATCCAAATGTATCGATTTTTGAAGGAACTGAAATTGGAGATGACTGTATAATTTATTCAAATGTAACGATAAGAGAATTTACAAAAGTTGGAAGAGGTACAATTTTGCAGCCGGGAGCTGTGATAGGATCTGACGGGTTTGGATTTATAAAAATTAATGGAAATAATGTGAAAATTGAGCAGATTGGACATGTAGTCTTGGGAGAAGAAGTTGAAATTGGAGCAAATTCTTGTGTTGATAGAGGAGCGATTGGAGATACAATTATAAAAAAAGGTACAAAAATTGATAATCTCGTTCATATTGCTCATAATGATATAATTGGAGAAAATTGTCTGATTGTGGCTCAGACTGGTATTTCTGGAAGTGTGGAAGTGGGAGATAATTCGACTCTCGCAGGGCAAGTTGGAGTGGCAGGACACCTTAAAATTGGAAAAAATGTAGTAATTGCAGCAAAATCTGGAGTTACTAACGATGTATCAGATGGAAAGCAGATGTCTGGTTATCCACTTCGTGAACATATGGAGGATTTGAGAGTGAAAATGGCAATGGGAAAAGTACCTGAACTTGTAAAAAGAGTAAAAAAATTGGAAAAAGAACTAAAAAAATAA
- a CDS encoding S-ribosylhomocysteine lyase, with product MERIASFTVDHIRLNRGIYVSRIDEVNGNYLTSFDIRMKLPNREPVINIAELHTMEHLGATFLRNHPTWKDEIVYFGPMGCRTGFYLILKGKLESKDIVDLMKELYKFMAEFKGAIPGATAIECGNYLDQNLPMANFEAKKYLEETLEHLGEENLNYPE from the coding sequence ATGGAAAGAATAGCAAGTTTTACAGTAGATCACATCAGATTGAACAGAGGAATTTATGTATCAAGAATAGACGAAGTTAATGGAAATTATTTGACAAGTTTTGATATAAGAATGAAATTACCAAACAGGGAGCCAGTAATAAACATTGCTGAACTTCATACAATGGAGCATTTGGGAGCAACATTTTTGAGAAATCATCCAACTTGGAAAGATGAAATCGTATATTTTGGGCCTATGGGGTGCAGAACAGGATTTTATCTTATCCTAAAAGGAAAATTGGAATCAAAGGACATTGTTGACTTAATGAAGGAACTTTACAAATTTATGGCAGAATTTAAAGGAGCAATCCCAGGAGCGACTGCTATAGAATGTGGAAATTACTTGGATCAAAACTTGCCAATGGCTAATTTTGAGGCTAAGAAATATTTGGAGGAAACGTTGGAACATTTGGGAGAGGAAAATTTAAATTATCCTGAATAA
- a CDS encoding GNAT family N-acetyltransferase, whose translation MKISRLSINDLLKYDTEEYVKENILNTFSSRKNNNVEDFLHNKAIFFEKSSISTTHLIFNNNDTLLGYFSVANKSLILPNERFENLSNSKQKKLMQSGQKVGNGFYLVNSYLLGQLGKNFNLSESEQIKGNFLLSLAFELLLEAKELINAKYVWLECRNSEKLIDFYKKFGFEKIDNFISKDGLIVMMMKLDRQN comes from the coding sequence ATGAAAATATCAAGATTGTCGATAAATGATTTGTTGAAGTATGATACAGAAGAGTATGTAAAAGAAAATATTTTGAATACATTTAGTAGTAGAAAAAATAATAATGTAGAAGATTTTTTACATAATAAAGCAATATTTTTTGAGAAAAGTTCTATTTCAACAACACATTTAATTTTTAATAATAATGATACTTTGTTAGGTTATTTTTCAGTAGCAAATAAAAGTTTAATATTACCGAATGAAAGATTTGAAAATTTAAGTAATAGTAAACAAAAGAAATTAATGCAAAGTGGACAGAAGGTTGGTAACGGATTTTACTTAGTGAACAGTTATTTATTAGGACAATTAGGGAAAAATTTTAATTTATCAGAAAGTGAACAAATAAAAGGTAATTTTTTATTATCGCTTGCTTTTGAGTTATTGCTGGAAGCAAAGGAATTGATAAATGCCAAATATGTCTGGCTGGAATGTAGAAATTCAGAGAAACTTATAGATTTTTATAAAAAATTTGGCTTTGAGAAGATAGATAATTTTATTTCTAAAGATGGATTGATTGTTATGATGATGAAATTGGATAGGCAAAATTGA
- a CDS encoding BamA/OMP85 family outer membrane protein — protein MSKQEVRNKIYALIVVVTLFVSVNNVSQAEEKGRTIGTSELADNKNLLADGETETEIETSATDETGNLSNFDDVEPIRVKGRKIKKSKRSKRDTIEAQQAIEQKVELKVGTIEVSNLNEISADTILEKIPVKSGDNYSNKSLSDIYLAVKRLGYIAEANVIPQVDGDTVNILIQVSEVENAEAVRKRLQMREDMKKETEFTVARIEIEGTKIKDKQEYLKDLPVKLGDIFIPQKAIDGAQKIFQSGYFASVEPKINRRADNTVEIIYEVQENPIIQNINFEGNTLYTNEQLERALGVKRGEILNSNMLNPDENGVIKLYSKDGYTLARIESINVSPEGVVNMGLTEGMVDSVEFQKAPSKKDNERQSLKATTLRTKPYIFERVQEVKPGEIFKRENVENTMRELYKTGIFTSIEPVLSGKEDDPNARAVEFLVEERSTTTINGSISYGTSVGLVGELKLSDSNFLGRGQDASITLSASNKGDKTFDISWFDPWVKNTERVQIGGNIYWNESVNDNADRDEVEKVRKSGTRWTIGKGLNSNLYVRLAARYDRFKELLGSKEVNDKYNLLAIGPSLIYDTRNNSYSPSKGIYSTMSYERGKLIGDSRKYDQFETDLRAYHPTFFGDKNVMAYRVAWGSTGSGTPEALKFSIGGAESVRGYEYGAFDGYDKFHATIENRTKINDTLQLVAFFDIGNAWQNESRDPRTGKRIYKPNRKDAHDFKDLKKGYGVGVRLNTPIGPLRFDYGWPMDPEKKGEKKDKGKFYFSFGQSF, from the coding sequence ATGTCAAAACAAGAAGTGAGAAATAAGATTTATGCCTTAATCGTTGTAGTAACATTATTTGTATCTGTGAACAACGTATCACAGGCGGAAGAAAAAGGCAGAACAATTGGAACAAGTGAATTAGCCGATAACAAAAATCTTTTAGCTGATGGGGAAACAGAAACAGAAATTGAGACATCTGCAACTGATGAAACTGGAAATTTAAGCAATTTTGATGATGTTGAGCCAATTAGAGTTAAAGGAAGAAAAATTAAAAAAAGCAAAAGAAGTAAAAGAGATACAATTGAGGCTCAGCAGGCAATTGAACAAAAAGTTGAGCTAAAGGTTGGAACAATTGAAGTTTCGAACTTAAATGAAATATCTGCTGACACAATACTTGAAAAGATTCCTGTAAAATCAGGAGATAATTATTCAAATAAGAGCTTAAGTGATATTTATCTTGCAGTAAAACGTCTTGGATATATTGCTGAAGCAAATGTAATTCCGCAAGTTGATGGAGATACGGTAAACATTTTAATACAAGTAAGTGAAGTAGAAAATGCTGAAGCTGTTAGAAAAAGACTTCAAATGCGTGAAGATATGAAAAAAGAAACAGAATTTACAGTTGCAAGAATTGAAATTGAAGGAACAAAAATAAAAGACAAACAAGAATATCTGAAAGATCTTCCTGTAAAATTAGGAGATATTTTTATACCACAAAAAGCTATTGATGGTGCGCAAAAAATATTTCAGTCAGGATATTTTGCGAGTGTTGAACCTAAAATTAATAGAAGAGCTGATAATACAGTTGAAATTATTTATGAAGTACAGGAAAATCCAATTATTCAAAATATAAACTTTGAGGGGAATACACTTTATACCAATGAACAGCTTGAAAGAGCACTTGGTGTAAAAAGAGGAGAAATCTTAAATAGTAATATGTTAAATCCTGATGAAAATGGGGTGATCAAACTATATTCAAAAGATGGATACACTTTGGCAAGAATAGAGTCAATAAACGTGTCTCCTGAAGGAGTTGTAAATATGGGACTTACAGAAGGAATGGTTGATTCTGTTGAATTCCAGAAAGCCCCATCGAAGAAGGATAATGAAAGACAATCATTGAAGGCTACGACTTTAAGAACAAAACCTTATATATTTGAAAGAGTGCAAGAAGTAAAACCTGGAGAAATTTTCAAGAGAGAAAATGTAGAAAATACAATGAGAGAGCTTTATAAAACAGGTATATTTACTTCAATAGAGCCTGTACTTAGTGGAAAAGAAGATGATCCAAATGCAAGAGCAGTTGAATTTCTTGTAGAAGAACGTTCAACAACTACAATAAATGGAAGTATTTCTTATGGAACTTCTGTTGGATTAGTTGGAGAACTTAAATTATCTGACTCTAACTTCCTTGGAAGAGGACAAGATGCATCAATCACACTTTCGGCCTCAAACAAAGGAGATAAAACATTTGATATTAGCTGGTTTGATCCTTGGGTAAAAAATACTGAGCGTGTACAAATAGGTGGAAATATTTACTGGAATGAGTCTGTCAATGATAATGCGGACAGAGATGAAGTTGAAAAAGTAAGAAAATCTGGAACTCGTTGGACAATTGGTAAGGGACTTAACAGCAATCTTTATGTAAGATTAGCAGCAAGATATGATCGTTTTAAAGAATTGCTTGGAAGCAAAGAAGTAAATGATAAATATAACTTACTTGCGATAGGACCTTCATTAATTTATGATACAAGAAATAATTCCTATAGTCCATCAAAAGGTATTTATTCAACAATGTCATATGAAAGAGGTAAACTTATAGGGGATTCTAGAAAATACGATCAGTTTGAAACAGATTTGAGAGCTTACCATCCAACTTTCTTTGGTGATAAGAATGTAATGGCATATAGAGTAGCTTGGGGATCTACAGGAAGTGGAACTCCAGAAGCATTGAAATTTAGCATTGGTGGAGCTGAATCAGTTCGTGGATATGAATATGGTGCATTTGATGGATATGATAAATTCCACGCAACTATTGAAAATAGAACAAAAATCAATGATACATTACAATTAGTAGCATTCTTTGATATAGGAAATGCTTGGCAAAATGAATCAAGAGATCCTCGTACTGGTAAAAGAATTTACAAACCAAACAGAAAAGATGCTCATGATTTTAAAGATCTTAAAAAAGGGTATGGAGTTGGGGTAAGATTAAATACTCCAATTGGACCGTTAAGATTTGATTATGGTTGGCCAATGGATCCTGAGAAAAAAGGTGAGAAAAAAGATAAAGGTAAATTCTATTTTAGCTTTGGACAATCATTCTAA
- a CDS encoding D-alanine--D-alanine ligase, with product MSKLRVGVIRGGVSTEREVSLKTGSEIVANLNRDKYEVFDIVIDSEKEVFEKVKDLNLDFVYIALHGVFGEDGRIQAILQSLGVAYSGPGVMSSAVCMDKEFSKRIVAGYGVRIAKWKSVRVGETVDFETIKKELGNHVVVKPNNGGSSIGVSFVENQEELEKGLELVFGMDKEALIEEVLHGVEISVPVIDGEVFPTLRIEALAGDYFDYESKYAKGGANEYVFEFPEKVQAEINKFAKDSYYGLKCEGFARIDFMVVNEETPYFMEVNTSPGMTSASLLPKSTASKGYDYSQTLDLLIESSIKVER from the coding sequence ATGTCAAAATTAAGAGTAGGAGTAATACGTGGGGGAGTTTCAACTGAAAGAGAAGTTTCTTTAAAGACAGGAAGTGAAATTGTAGCAAACTTGAATAGAGATAAATATGAGGTTTTTGATATTGTGATTGATTCAGAAAAGGAAGTTTTTGAGAAAGTAAAAGACTTGAATCTCGATTTTGTTTATATCGCTTTACACGGTGTATTTGGGGAAGACGGGAGAATACAGGCGATCTTGCAAAGTCTGGGAGTGGCTTACAGCGGGCCTGGAGTGATGTCAAGTGCAGTTTGTATGGATAAGGAATTTTCAAAAAGAATTGTGGCTGGATATGGAGTTAGAATTGCAAAATGGAAAAGTGTACGTGTAGGCGAAACTGTTGACTTTGAAACAATAAAAAAAGAATTGGGAAATCATGTTGTAGTAAAGCCAAATAATGGTGGTTCAAGCATTGGAGTAAGTTTTGTGGAAAATCAGGAAGAACTTGAAAAAGGGCTGGAACTTGTTTTTGGAATGGATAAGGAGGCATTGATTGAGGAAGTTCTGCATGGTGTGGAAATAAGCGTACCTGTGATTGATGGGGAAGTTTTTCCAACACTAAGAATTGAGGCTCTTGCGGGAGATTACTTTGACTATGAATCAAAATATGCAAAAGGCGGAGCAAATGAATATGTGTTTGAATTTCCTGAAAAAGTGCAGGCTGAAATTAATAAATTTGCAAAAGACAGTTATTACGGGCTAAAATGTGAAGGATTTGCAAGAATAGACTTTATGGTGGTAAATGAAGAAACACCGTATTTTATGGAAGTAAACACATCACCAGGAATGACATCTGCCAGCTTATTGCCAAAAAGTACAGCTTCAAAAGGTTATGATTATTCACAGACATTGGACTTATTAATAGAATCTTCAATAAAAGTGGAAAGATAA